TGTGAGCATATCGCATATGCTCACccttttagaatatttttgttCGCCATTATGCCGACCATTGTTTTGTCATTGTTGAGTTGGCTTTTATGTCGAATTCCTATGTTCGTGAGTCTTGATTGAGTCACGAGCCATGAATGGGATCGTTTGCTGTTTATTGATCCATACGTCCATTTTAAGAACCATTCTTATTAcataaattactttaaaaaaaattttatactgaattttagtttgattaatatcaatattattattaatgcaaGAAAATATGgatagtataaaaaaaaactatgaatagtttttttgagtttgtttgaGTTAAGAAAAAGGGTTATGTATAAAGAAAAGGTTatgaataattaagaaaaaggcTCGGGAGCTACCTAGACTATTGAGCTTGTTTAAGTatctaaactattttttgaTTGATCTGATCCGAATAtctaaactttgattttgttacTGAAGTTGGTACTTGGAGAAACTATTCTATGGATTCTTCCCACCATATTATTCATGGTTcctttccaattatttaatgacatttcagtaattttttcatgtcattagcacataattttggtttttatttatttattttgaaccCTAAACGTCGAACCCTGACTTTAAACTTTGAATCTTGAACCTTAAACCTCGAATCTTGACTCTTAAACCTCAAACTCAAACTCGAATCTCAAACCCAAATCCTAAACCTTGAACTTGGGGTTTGAGCTTAGAGTTTGAGGTTCAGGATTCAAGACTTGGATTCGAGGTTCGGGTTTGCTGTTCAAGTtcgaagtaaaaaaaattatcaaaattatgtgttaataaCAAGAAATTGctgaaatatcattaaataattaggaAAGAGCCATGAATAATATAGTAGaaggattaataaaataatttctcctaATTCAAACAAATCTAATAGTTTACTactttctattcaattaagctttaaaaaagccaaaaaaaaaatacaaacctTAATTGGAGTAATGGTCTTTCCTAAGTTGGGCCCAGAAAGCAATCATAATAGCTTTTCtccctttttgtttatttctaatttgttttgTCAATAAATATAGCAGTCTCAAATTCTTCCTCACAGACAATTGAAGCAGAGACAACATCCTTGAACCAAAAGAGAAAGATTGATGAGCTAGAAGCGCAGCTGCATGAAGCAGAGGATATTATAACAGATCTCAGAGTGGAATTAAATTGTCTACGGGATAAGCTTAAAATAgcaaagaaaactcaagagaagcCTTTAAGTGGAGAAATCATTAGTGGGGATGCAACAGCTTCTTTAAAATATCCAATAACTAAGCCCACTGTACAATCTCCGTTGAATTCAGGATATGTGACTGTTGCAGAATCTGACATGAGGGACAATGTATTCAATCATGGATATCTTCATAGATGCTGCAATGCTACAAAGCAAACTGGTCAACCTAATGTGTCTCATGTTGAGAGTTATTATCATCATAGCTCTGACTTGACCACCATAGCTATGGCAAGCAAGAAGCAAGTGCTGTATACACAGAAAACTTGTGCTCCTCAAAGAAACTTGGAGATGAAACATACAATCAATGGAAATGTTAAACCATATGAAGATTCTCACACTGTATCCTCCATCAGGGTTGGTAATGTTGATCGAACAGAAAGCTATACAAAATCAGAAGAATTCCAGCATAAAAGCAGCAGTCATGAAGATGTTATGACCGTCTATAATGGAAAAGTGAACATATACAATCAGCTCACTGAGCCTTATCAGTCTTCATCAGTTCCTAGCTCTTCTGCAGTCTGCTTTAATGTAGATTCAAATGAAAGTGACTTGAAAACAGGTGAAACCGAGATCAAGATGAAGCCGTTGACCCGTTTGGGTCCTGGATCAACACTTATTAAATGTAAAGTGGATCCTGCATCAAACGCAACTGATGAGTCTTCGGCTATGGTGGATAGAACCAACGACAGCATCCACATCAGGAAGCGCAAGAAGGAATCCCTTGGGAACACAGATGAAAAGACTTGTAAAGGGAGAAGTTTAAAAAGGAGGTCTGGGGCTGGGGCTGGGGCTGGGGAGAAAGAGAACAGTTTACAAGAAATTACCAAGTCTAAATTGGTTAATGAATGTTCTAAGGAGAGTCGACGACTGGCTCAGGTTGCTCACCAGGTTGGTTCCCTTTTCTCCATCTAACTCTCTTATTCATTGTGTTGCTGCTGTGATTTATGTTAATTGGAGTTATGCATAAGTGTTGGATACatggtttaattttattcaagtttCTTTATGTATTTTTGCGGTTTTCTGAAAGattatattcttatatatatccatatttaaatatacatagaatataaatacttaaataatgCAAACTCCAAATAACCTATACTATAATTTCATAAGCGTTACTTTCAAAAGTGTTAAATGGCTTTGAGACTGTGTCAAAGAATTCCATATGCTATTATACAGCCCTGATGATCACCTTTCACTTATTTGGTGCAGCTCATTTCTTTATCGGGCAAAAGATGGTAATTGGTGGATTAGTTTAACATTAATCTAACCAAACAAAGGAATGTTTGAAACGGTAGGTGTTTCTTGAGGAATTCCTTTTCAATGAAAGGTGAGTAAATGCTTGATATATTATATTCCATAGTTTGTCTATTTGGCCAAAACTTTTATTCATACTTGATTTGTTTCTTTAGATTTCTCAAATACTATTTGAAAtctgaatttttgttttgagtttGTTGTGTAGtcaattaaattagataaaataggaCCCCAAATATGTGAGCTTTTGTTTAATCTTTTAACATTAGTATacaataatttgaaaaagatgtttatagatataaaattatattgttaaatAGCTTTTTAAGAGTTAAGTCATAAAATGagataaatactaaaatatacatgaactttgatataatttgtaacgttataaatcaattttaatttggtacatttgtatatatcaaattttaatttttgttttattttcacattttgcTAACCCCATTATttatgttgacaccatttttttggatgaaaacggggtcgacttgggttttgaaaaatgaaacgggagtcgccaccaatcctttttatgaggtgtgattggatcacctctaaaagtggttgtttttaataaacggtttgactttattaaaacaacaagtttggtccacgaaattgaAAAAACAGTTGGAGTCGattcacatacgaggaaggattagcaccctcgatacgcccgaAATTGGTACCCAGTTGGTTACTTAATGTCTCGATGTCGAAAATTaagaactttgaagaattttaaaaatacgatccttattttgaaaaaaaagaaaacttataaaaatcgAGCTGCTCATTAAGACTTTTTCATTTCagaaagagaaaatgtcacacccaatgcgttagggtaCGATATCTTACCTCTTCCGAAATGAGCAAATCTAAACTCGcattaaaaagttttttttttttaaaaaaatgtttgattGTTTAAGTCATATGAAAAAATTgtgacccaatacgttagggtacaatttcttcaaatgttaaacattgaatattgcatttattttgaaaaatccttgtctcgagaaatcaacgtatcgtgtccaatacattaggacacgacgtatTGAATTCTCAATAACGAGTTTTATTTATgtcctttttttataaaaagaataacCTCGATGATCTAGATccaacgaagaaaatcgaaacccaatacgttagggctcgattctttCGAAGATCTCAAATATCGattgttacttttattttgaaattttttgtcgtttttttttgataaattcgAGTAATAAGAatgtaaaataacaataatgatgataatgcaAGTAATACAAGCAAAtttagaaaagataaataaataagatggcaaatacataataaaagaaatcatcaaataaaagtaaataaacaaataaaaattaaagcacttaagtaaaagataataataatgagcatgtaaataaataaataaattaacaccacatgaaacaataataatgaataatattataatatatatatatgtatgtatgaaataaaaaaatagacataaaaagctatattttaaattgcaaGGATTGTATATAAGTagatatatgtatttatgaaaataaaatatagatatatagatatgtatataagttgtaaaacatgtaaatatatatatatatatatatatatatatatatataaaagtatatatgaGTTCTAAAAGGTAATGTAtgtatatcataaaaatatttgcatgtatatatatatatataccgaaaatttaaataaaatacatataaacaaataggtaataataataataataataataataataataataataataataaaaagatactACAAAGGacttaaattaaagtaaaaataaaatactgggtgaattcgaaataaataaaaatagaaaggaCTAGATTGCAATACGCGCCAAAAAGAGGGGGACCAAGACTGCGAATAAACCAGAGCCCCCAAAACGCAGCGCTGCAGTGGGCTAAATcgaaacaaaagtaaaattgcagggccaaattaaaaaaagaaaataacgaaAAAAGATCAAATTGTAATGCGCTGCAAACTCAGAGGGACTGCTTGCGCAAATAACCCAAAAACTAAagacacgcggatcctccccctgggtcgggtcaccgcgcgggtcagggGTGGctcaaacggcgccgtttcgaAATGgttatttaaaccaaaaatatttttttaacttcattttcggtctcaactaaaaaaaacaaagcaaaatccTCTCCCCCCCTTTTAATAAATCCAGAAACTGGCCATTGTCCCCGTCGATGAACGGCCGTACAGAGGTCGATGCTCCGTCACGGGCGGTGGTCGGAGCGAGAAAAAAGGGTTTTTAAACCCTGTTCTCGATCCCCACTCTAAGACCCGATCCTTCAGACCCAACAAGCCGAAAAAGGAGGGACCTTTCGTCCCTTTTTCGATCCGATTCGAACACCGACAGGCTTTCGAGACCGGTAAgtatccttttttcttttctcttccgTTTCGCTTATAGTTTAAAAGAATAGTAAAAACAACAACGACAACAATAAACAGagaataaaaagataatatacaggaacagaaaaaaaaatttttgaatcaacctttttgttcttttttgatctgttttttttatttcgaatgttgtaaaaaaaggggagaagaaaaatagagagatgGGGCTCGGCTTTTATAACCGATCTACTCCTATTTTCTATTATCTAGCTGCTTGCGtgttctcttctttttgcaggCATTTAATGGGCGACGGTGGATGGGACAGAGGCGGTGACAGACACGCGGCGGTGGCGGCAGAAGACCTAAGGTCTGAACCAGGCAGCACTTGGGAGACCAACAGTCTGAAGCAGGGGCGGCGCTTAGGGTTTCAGAAACTAAAACCCTAGGCCGACTTTGGTTTCTAGGTCTATTGGGCCTAGTATTGGGCTCCGGGTTTGGGCTTGCAGTAGTTGGGTTAGGTTTATTGGGTAGTGAatggtttgtttttttttgtaaatgggCGAGGCGAAAAATGGGTCAGACAGcgccctctttgctcgttgtcgtgtaacgataacagagcaaagactaagaaaggcCCATTTTGCCCGGCCTCGCCGATTCTTGACTTGTTCtggtgcttctcttcttcaagtagcttcattccagTCCACTGTGCCTTGTTGCTTCGATtcattccactgcaacttcggGAAGATCtgatttgtagctttaatcttcttCGCAGCAACTTCACGGGAACAAAAATTTACGTTTTcagtctgttccactgcaacatcagggagataagacccgaCACGATCtcctctactgtaacttcagagagataagatcctttattttaatccactccactgtaatctcagggagataggattactagcttcaatctactccgctgtaatctcaggtaAATAAGATCTGCAATTCTTCGGtttgctccactgtaatctcagggagataagacctgatacgatccactctactgtaacttcagagagataaaatcctttaatctgctccactgtaatctcaaggagataggattactatctTTGATCTCGCTCATTGTAAGCTCGTGGAGATCGATCGCAATTCTTTGatcgctccactgtaatctcagggagataagacctgatgcgatccactctactgtaacttcagagagataagatcctttaatccgctccactgtaatctcaaggagataggattactatctttgatctgctccgctgtaatctcagggagattaGATCTGCAATTCTtcggtctgctccactgtaatctcagagagataagacttgtatttcttcggtctgctccactgtaatctcagggagataagacctgtataatgaacctaattatgcctaatgattaggatgacatgatcaaaatgaaacaaatgctcctaactagacatgtgtgaatggtgtttgcatgaatgcagaattttatttttcgtgaaTGATCtcgcttaggttatcattacttGAAGTTTATTAAGTCTTTGTGACTGATGTGTTACAACACCTTCTTGCTTGACGAACTTTTCTAAAGGAACATTTAGCCAAGTTGTACCCCACTGTGAACGTCAAAGTTCAACCCACTAGGACATAAAATTTGCACCATcaatctcccactgtaacccaagggtagaaagatacggcttttttttcaatcttctcctatcgcaattcaaggatacagagtGTAAagctctttggtcctttacctcattcccaaggtgtcataccaaatgctcatgcataAAATGAGGAATTTCTTCTCCGAAGAAACCTCTTCTTATTGCCTGGTGGTTATTACTTGCTTGTTCATCGAAGCCTTGTCACCTAACACGACATTTGTCATTTTGTTTTATCCACGTTTGGACAACAAAGTTTAAAAGGATAGTCCTGATTTAGACTTTTTCCTTTTAGACACTTCAAATTTTGTGTGTTCTAAACAAcggtcctgtttcaggttccttcattatttagaaatttctagagtaatatgcaaagcTCTTTTTGCTTGAACattcagtccattaatcgttattccAAATGTTTTCGAAAAtagattatcacaatggacaaACAAAATGTTATTGAGAACAAATCTCGAAATGAATGAGTTAACAAATTTTCCTAAgataagatgaaaaataaacaaaatgaaattttattggggAGCAAAGCTTGAAATGAATACATCAATCAAGACAACAAATTTTGCCAAGATTCAAAATATAAGATAACaacaggtgccccagatatcgcagcacGAGCTTCCCTGcataagtttttttctttttttttaagaccatttaatatgtgtttagggAATCTACAGTATTTTGTCGATACctcaagatgtcgcctaccctttcttgTGATTCAAGTATAGCGAGACCATCACATGCCCCAGatttttgatcaaaatttgagttgttCCGTTCACCTCATGCctcatcaaaatttgagccgcctttttcaggttttcaactcaaatcccctttggtctcaaggcgccttttacgggttttcaccttggcct
The window above is part of the Gossypium raimondii isolate GPD5lz chromosome 9, ASM2569854v1, whole genome shotgun sequence genome. Proteins encoded here:
- the LOC105798277 gene encoding uncharacterized protein LOC105798277 — protein: MGDLDKMAALKAAYAEVILNTAKEAAARVIISEKRAALFQQQLDCSNKESLRLLLRLKHMIDDKTIEAETTSLNQKRKIDELEAQLHEAEDIITDLRVELNCLRDKLKIAKKTQEKPLSGEIISGDATASLKYPITKPTVQSPLNSGYVTVAESDMRDNVFNHGYLHRCCNATKQTGQPNVSHVESYYHHSSDLTTIAMASKKQVLYTQKTCAPQRNLEMKHTINGNVKPYEDSHTVSSIRVGNVDRTESYTKSEEFQHKSSSHEDVMTVYNGKVNIYNQLTEPYQSSSVPSSSAVCFNVDSNESDLKTGETEIKMKPLTRLGPGSTLIKCKVDPASNATDESSAMVDRTNDSIHIRKRKKESLGNTDEKTCKGRSLKRRSGAGAGAGEKENSLQEITKSKLVNECSKESRRLAQVAHQLISLSGKRW